Within the Legionella pneumophila subsp. pneumophila str. Philadelphia 1 genome, the region CCAGGGGTTGATTATTCACGGTAGCATAACGTCCAACCTGGGTGATATTAGCAGCTTGTATTTGCAGGCTGCTTAGGGCTAAAAGGCCAATAATGGTTGTTCTCAACATAACTATCCCTATCCTTGATTTGACTTGTTTTCTTGGTCTAATTTTTGAATGTATTTGCGGATAAAGACTTCTTTGCGATCGATATCGATTTCGCTGGGTGCTCTGACACCAATTCCTATCAGGCCAT harbors:
- a CDS encoding carbon storage regulator; its protein translation is MLILDRKIGEEIYINKGKIKITVLYEKNGLIGIGVRAPSEIDIDRKEVFIRKYIQKLDQENKSNQG